The following are from one region of the Mycolicibacterium helvum genome:
- a CDS encoding glutamine synthetase family protein, protein MHPPLTLDQLREEVATDAIDTVVVAMPDMQGRLVGKRLDANYFLNDAIDSGVGACAYLITRDIDMQIVDGFDIAGWADGLSDFELAPDLNTLRRLPWMPGTALVIADACWIGGGVVAQSPREILRGQLARLAEHGWQALVATELEFLLFDQSYAQAHAANYHGLRLSTHHSIDYAISATAKAEPLMRQIRRQMRDAGMQVEAIKGEVHNGQFELGFKYADALSTCDNHVVYKEGAKEIAVDHDVSITFMAKYDEGAGNSCHVHLSLIDEAGNPVFPGAGGKGFSATFEHFLAGQLAAARELSLAVAPNINSYKRFQDGTFAPTVISWGRDNRTCALRVLGEGRALRLENRTPGGDVNPYLAVAAVIAAGLHGVENQLELPPAAHGNAYESDAVRMPTTLREAAQLWENSAIAAKAFGDEVVHHYANAAHQQVRAHDAAVTDWDRARGFERT, encoded by the coding sequence GTGCACCCACCACTGACCCTCGACCAACTCCGCGAGGAGGTGGCCACCGACGCGATCGACACCGTCGTGGTGGCCATGCCCGACATGCAAGGCCGCCTGGTCGGCAAGCGCCTGGACGCGAACTACTTCCTCAACGACGCCATCGACTCCGGTGTGGGGGCGTGCGCCTACCTCATCACCCGCGATATCGACATGCAGATCGTCGACGGATTCGACATCGCCGGGTGGGCCGACGGGCTCAGTGACTTCGAACTGGCCCCTGACCTGAACACCCTGCGACGGCTGCCCTGGATGCCGGGCACCGCGCTGGTCATCGCCGATGCCTGCTGGATCGGCGGGGGAGTGGTCGCCCAGTCCCCCCGGGAAATCCTGCGCGGCCAACTAGCCCGGCTGGCCGAGCACGGCTGGCAAGCTTTGGTGGCCACCGAGCTCGAATTCCTGTTGTTTGACCAGAGCTACGCGCAGGCGCACGCGGCCAACTACCACGGCCTACGGCTGAGCACCCATCACTCAATCGACTACGCCATCTCGGCCACCGCCAAAGCCGAGCCTCTCATGCGTCAGATCCGCCGCCAGATGCGCGACGCCGGAATGCAAGTCGAAGCCATCAAAGGTGAAGTCCACAACGGACAGTTCGAACTGGGCTTCAAATACGCCGACGCGCTGAGCACCTGCGACAACCACGTCGTCTACAAAGAAGGCGCCAAAGAGATCGCCGTCGATCACGACGTCTCGATCACCTTCATGGCTAAATACGACGAGGGCGCGGGCAACTCATGTCACGTGCACCTTTCGCTGATCGACGAGGCCGGCAACCCGGTGTTCCCCGGCGCCGGCGGCAAAGGCTTCTCGGCCACCTTCGAGCACTTCCTGGCCGGCCAGCTCGCCGCCGCACGCGAACTGAGCCTGGCGGTGGCGCCGAACATCAACTCCTACAAACGATTCCAGGACGGAACATTCGCCCCGACGGTCATCAGCTGGGGCCGCGACAACCGCACCTGCGCCCTGCGTGTGTTGGGCGAGGGCCGCGCCCTGCGCCTGGAAAACCGCACTCCGGGCGGTGACGTCAACCCCTACCTCGCTGTCGCCGCGGTCATCGCTGCCGGCCTGCACGGCGTGGAAAACCAACTGGAACTTCCCCCCGCCGCGCACGGCAACGCCTACGAATCGGACGCGGTGCGGATGCCGACCACGCTGCGCGAGGCAGCTCAGCTGTGGGAGAACAGCGCGATCGCCGCTAAGGCGTTCGGCGACGAGGTCGTTCACCACTACGCCAACGCAGCCCATCAACAAGTGCGAGCCCATGACGCCGCGGTCACCGACTGGGACCGCGCCCGCGGATTCGAAAGGACATAA
- a CDS encoding gamma-glutamyl-gamma-aminobutyrate hydrolase family protein gives MTKKCAASPDAATAAGPLIGIPIAFESADWRVWSGRAYLQTPGYVEHVRRAGGIPVLLPLGGSGEEAARAVQTLDGLLLPGGPDVHPDLYGQQPHPAAGPFDTFRDDWEGALITHALAARTPVLGICRGAQLINVVLGGSLIQHLPDVVASDCHNPVVGAFATHAVRMAEDSHLAAVLGITADVPTYHHQAVDAIAAPLRAVAWATDGTVEALEGLNGQVLAVQWHPEVAESNALIAAFVAACALRNPLQDHSPPPLNPAPTTQYLPA, from the coding sequence GTGACCAAAAAGTGCGCCGCTTCACCCGACGCCGCTACGGCAGCCGGCCCGCTGATCGGTATCCCGATCGCGTTCGAGAGCGCCGACTGGCGGGTGTGGTCGGGCCGGGCTTACCTGCAGACCCCCGGTTACGTCGAGCACGTCCGACGTGCCGGTGGCATCCCGGTCCTCCTGCCCCTCGGCGGATCGGGCGAGGAGGCGGCCCGCGCGGTCCAAACCCTGGATGGGCTGCTGCTACCGGGCGGCCCGGACGTGCACCCTGACCTGTACGGGCAACAGCCTCATCCCGCCGCGGGCCCGTTCGACACTTTCCGCGATGATTGGGAGGGCGCGCTGATCACGCACGCACTGGCCGCCCGTACGCCAGTGCTCGGCATTTGCCGCGGCGCGCAGCTGATCAACGTGGTCCTGGGCGGGTCCCTGATCCAGCACCTGCCCGACGTGGTTGCAAGCGACTGCCACAACCCGGTCGTCGGCGCTTTCGCCACCCACGCCGTGCGCATGGCCGAGGACAGCCACCTGGCCGCAGTCCTCGGAATCACCGCGGACGTGCCGACTTATCACCACCAGGCGGTCGACGCCATCGCAGCACCCTTGCGCGCGGTGGCATGGGCCACCGATGGCACGGTGGAGGCTCTCGAAGGTCTCAACGGTCAGGTCCTGGCCGTTCAGTGGCATCCCGAAGTCGCCGAATCCAATGCCCTAATCGCGGCTTTCGTCGCCGCGTGCGCCCTTCGCAACCCATTACAAGACCACAGTCCGCCGCCCTTGAACCCAGCCCCAACGACGCAGTACCTGCCGGCCTGA
- a CDS encoding Glu/Leu/Phe/Val family dehydrogenase, producing MSPLLPLQDVGVANPLTDAHTQLDRAVELLGLDAGLAATLRAPRREITVSIPLRRDDGRVEVFTGHRVQHNLSRGPAKGGVRFSPDVTLDEVRALAMWMTWKCALLDVPYGGAKGGVCIDPGQYSLAELERVTRRYTSEISPLIGPERDIPAPDVGTNEQTMAWMMDTYSVQAGYTTLGVTTGKPLSLGGSLGRATATSRGVVDVALAALAYRGITATRATAAVEGFGKVGRHAARFLVEAGVRVCAVSDAYGAVFAAGGLDVADLEAYVDRHGSVRGYAAAEVILGSKLLSLPVDLLVPAAIEGTINAANAFDVQAAVIVEGANGPTTAEADRILNERGVLVVPDILANAGGVIVSYFEWVQANQAYWWSAEDVDSRLADRMQQAWRGVCERAESLNVPLRTAATVMAVERVALAHQQRGLYP from the coding sequence ATGAGCCCGTTGTTGCCGTTGCAGGACGTCGGCGTGGCCAATCCGCTGACCGATGCGCATACTCAGTTGGACCGCGCCGTGGAACTTTTGGGCCTGGACGCCGGGCTAGCGGCCACCTTGCGAGCCCCGCGACGTGAGATCACCGTCAGCATCCCGTTGCGACGCGATGACGGTCGTGTCGAGGTGTTCACCGGTCACCGCGTCCAGCACAACCTCTCGCGCGGCCCCGCCAAAGGTGGGGTGCGGTTCAGCCCCGACGTCACCCTTGACGAGGTTCGCGCGCTGGCGATGTGGATGACGTGGAAATGTGCTCTGCTCGACGTCCCTTATGGCGGAGCCAAAGGTGGTGTTTGCATCGATCCCGGGCAGTACTCGCTAGCAGAACTGGAACGGGTTACCCGCCGCTACACCAGTGAGATCAGTCCGCTGATCGGTCCCGAGCGCGACATCCCCGCACCCGATGTGGGCACGAACGAACAGACCATGGCCTGGATGATGGACACCTATTCGGTGCAGGCCGGTTACACCACCCTGGGCGTCACCACCGGCAAGCCCTTGAGCCTGGGCGGATCACTGGGCCGGGCCACGGCTACCTCCCGCGGCGTGGTCGATGTGGCGCTGGCTGCACTCGCGTATCGAGGAATCACCGCCACGCGCGCTACTGCCGCGGTCGAGGGCTTCGGAAAGGTGGGACGCCACGCGGCGCGCTTCCTGGTCGAGGCAGGGGTGCGGGTGTGCGCGGTCAGTGATGCCTATGGCGCGGTGTTCGCCGCCGGCGGGTTGGACGTGGCCGATCTGGAAGCCTACGTCGACCGGCACGGCAGCGTACGCGGCTACGCCGCCGCCGAGGTTATCCTAGGCTCCAAACTGTTGAGTTTGCCCGTCGATCTGCTGGTTCCGGCCGCGATCGAAGGAACCATCAACGCCGCCAATGCTTTCGACGTCCAGGCCGCGGTCATCGTAGAAGGCGCCAACGGTCCCACCACCGCAGAAGCAGACCGGATCCTCAACGAGCGCGGGGTGTTGGTGGTACCCGACATTTTGGCCAATGCCGGCGGGGTGATCGTGTCCTATTTCGAATGGGTGCAAGCGAATCAGGCGTACTGGTGGAGTGCTGAGGATGTCGATTCCCGGCTGGCGGACCGCATGCAGCAGGCGTGGCGCGGTGTCTGCGAGCGGGCCGAGTCCTTAAATGTCCCGCTGCGCACTGCGGCCACCGTGATGGCCGTTGAACGGGTCGCCTTGGCCCACCAGCAGCGGGGGCTCTACCCTTAG
- a CDS encoding aldehyde dehydrogenase family protein: MLDEARTEHAVRRASAAMNTWRSISAADRARLLQRFALAVEADMENLAQLETRNCGHTLNNSRFTLRKIVDCMLFYAGAAERLIGKQIPVDGGINITFHEPVGVVAVIAPWNFPLMIAVWGMMPALAAGNVVILKPSELTPLTTLRLVELATEAGLPDNVVQVVTGTGPAVGQTLLDHSDVGKVVFTGSTAVGRTVMTSAARNLKRVTLELGGKSANIVFADADLKAAAEAAPMGVFDNAGQDCCARSRLLVQRSVIDEFIELLVPAVRSVVVGDPTHADTHVGPLISATHRERVSAFLADKPQIVVQADIPEGPGYWFPPTVIRSDDGRAPTATQEIFGPVVTVIPFDDDDDAVRIANDTTYGLAGSIWTRDIGQALRTARRIEAGNLSINSNSAVRYQAPFGGFKQSGIGRELGPDAALEFTETKSVYISTA; encoded by the coding sequence ATGCTCGACGAGGCACGCACCGAACACGCCGTGCGCCGCGCCAGTGCGGCCATGAACACTTGGCGCTCCATCAGCGCCGCCGACCGCGCCCGCCTGCTCCAACGCTTCGCCCTGGCCGTCGAAGCCGATATGGAGAACCTGGCTCAGCTCGAAACCCGAAACTGCGGCCACACGTTGAACAATTCACGATTCACATTGCGCAAGATCGTGGACTGCATGCTGTTTTATGCTGGCGCCGCAGAACGTTTGATTGGCAAGCAAATCCCCGTCGACGGCGGCATCAACATCACCTTCCACGAACCGGTCGGCGTTGTCGCGGTGATCGCACCGTGGAATTTTCCACTGATGATCGCCGTCTGGGGAATGATGCCTGCCCTGGCAGCCGGCAATGTCGTCATCCTCAAGCCCTCCGAGCTCACCCCGCTGACGACGCTGCGACTGGTCGAACTGGCCACCGAAGCCGGCCTTCCCGACAACGTCGTGCAGGTGGTCACCGGCACCGGGCCGGCAGTCGGCCAGACCCTGCTCGACCACTCCGACGTCGGCAAAGTGGTGTTCACCGGATCCACCGCCGTCGGCCGCACGGTCATGACCAGTGCGGCGCGCAATCTGAAGCGCGTGACCCTTGAGCTGGGCGGTAAATCGGCCAACATCGTGTTCGCCGACGCCGACCTCAAAGCCGCCGCCGAAGCTGCACCGATGGGTGTCTTCGACAACGCCGGACAAGACTGCTGTGCCCGGTCGCGGCTGCTCGTCCAACGGTCGGTTATCGACGAATTCATCGAACTGCTTGTGCCCGCCGTGCGAAGCGTCGTCGTCGGTGACCCCACCCACGCCGACACACATGTTGGACCCCTGATCAGCGCCACCCACCGAGAGCGGGTGAGCGCTTTCCTGGCCGACAAGCCACAGATCGTCGTCCAGGCCGACATCCCTGAAGGTCCGGGCTACTGGTTCCCGCCCACCGTCATCCGCTCCGATGACGGGCGCGCACCGACCGCCACCCAAGAGATCTTCGGCCCCGTCGTCACCGTGATCCCCTTCGATGACGACGACGACGCCGTACGCATCGCCAACGACACCACCTACGGACTGGCCGGCTCGATCTGGACCCGCGACATCGGGCAGGCGCTACGTACGGCCCGGCGCATCGAAGCCGGAAACCTGTCGATCAACTCCAACTCCGCGGTGCGCTACCAGGCGCCATTCGGCGGCTTCAAACAATCCGGCATAGGCCGCGAACTCGGTCCCGATGCAGCCCTGGAATTTACCGAAACCAAGAGCGTCTACATCAGTACCGCCTGA
- a CDS encoding IS481 family transposase, which translates to MNERWLEILLTPMRDQITVAETCRRYGISRQSFYVYQRRLYADGVSALEPLSRRPLTSPAQTAAEIETEIVRLRRANPRWGARTIHTQMTRSGTPRAPAISTIHRVLQRNSLVTPRERRRAVPTWRRFERYAPNDLWQIDGTQVQLSDGSKAWIVDILDDHARFAIGATATRRFTTLAAWRAMEAAITEHGAPRQLISDNGVQFISRDGHEPVHFQQRLSAMGIKQLHSRPAHPQTCGKLERYHRTFKDFYADHGPADTIDELQAVCDQFRWHYNHERPHQGLDQQLPAEVYRAQPKVAAGDPRPRRRETGPRVLLVAATGSVHYRRRKIGIGKPWTGHRVTVMETKPDHIVVLDRDTGAVLRELDLGPVGTYHGTGAKRGRPRKNAEPESPQVLSAMS; encoded by the coding sequence GTGAACGAACGCTGGTTGGAGATCCTCCTGACGCCGATGCGCGACCAGATCACGGTGGCCGAGACGTGCCGCCGCTACGGCATTTCACGGCAGAGCTTCTACGTCTATCAGCGGCGGCTCTACGCCGACGGCGTTAGCGCACTCGAGCCGCTGTCGCGACGGCCGCTGACCTCACCGGCCCAGACAGCGGCCGAAATCGAGACCGAGATCGTGCGGCTGCGCAGAGCCAACCCACGCTGGGGCGCGCGCACCATCCACACGCAAATGACACGCTCAGGCACCCCGCGTGCTCCAGCCATTTCGACGATTCATCGAGTGCTGCAACGGAATTCACTAGTCACCCCGCGCGAACGACGACGGGCGGTACCCACCTGGAGACGGTTCGAGCGTTACGCACCGAATGACCTATGGCAGATCGACGGCACCCAAGTCCAGCTCTCCGACGGCTCCAAAGCCTGGATAGTCGACATCCTTGACGACCACGCCCGCTTCGCCATCGGCGCGACCGCCACCCGCCGATTCACCACCCTCGCCGCCTGGCGTGCCATGGAAGCCGCCATCACCGAACACGGCGCACCACGGCAGCTCATCAGCGACAACGGTGTCCAGTTCATCTCCCGCGACGGCCACGAGCCGGTGCACTTTCAGCAGCGACTGTCCGCCATGGGAATCAAGCAGCTGCACTCCCGGCCGGCGCACCCGCAGACCTGCGGCAAGCTTGAGCGCTACCACCGCACCTTCAAGGATTTCTACGCTGACCATGGCCCCGCCGACACTATCGATGAGCTCCAAGCGGTATGCGACCAGTTCCGTTGGCACTACAACCACGAGCGGCCGCACCAGGGCCTCGACCAGCAGCTACCTGCCGAGGTCTACCGGGCACAACCCAAGGTCGCCGCCGGCGACCCGCGGCCCCGCCGGCGCGAGACCGGGCCCCGCGTCCTGCTCGTCGCGGCAACAGGAAGCGTCCACTACCGCAGGCGAAAGATCGGCATCGGGAAGCCTTGGACAGGCCACCGCGTCACCGTGATGGAAACCAAGCCCGATCACATCGTCGTGCTCGACCGCGACACCGGAGCGGTGTTGCGCGAACTGGACCTAGGACCCGTCGGCACCTACCACGGCACCGGGGCAAAGCGCGGCAGACCACGCAAGAACGCCGAACCCGAAAGCCCGCAGGTACTGTCAGCGATGTCCTGA
- a CDS encoding aspartate aminotransferase family protein — protein MTVVTDRASAETDVQRTYRLDREHVFHSWSAQDSLDPMVIVSARGSRVWDGDGKSYLDLSSQLVNTNIGHQHPKVVAAIKEQADTLCTIAPSYANNVRSEAARLIAARTPGDLNRIFFTNGGADANEHAVRMARLVTGRYKVLTTYRSYHGGTTTAINMTGDPRRWPSDHANTGTLHFWGPFLYRTVFHAETETQECERALKHLEQTIAFEGPDTIAAVVLESVPGTAGVMVPPPGYLAGVREICDRYGIVMIADEVMSGFGRTGAWFAIGDMGVTPDMLTFAKGVNSGYIPMGGVAINDRIANFFGKRAYPGGLTYSGHPMAAAAAVATITAMADEQMIEHAAHLGTEILGPRLQDMAARHPSIGEVRGRGVMWAIELVRDRDTKEPLAPYGGTSPAMTELVGYLKGRGVLPFTNFNRVHVVPPCNIDESDLNEGLDILDDALNVADRHVNG, from the coding sequence ATGACTGTGGTAACTGATCGTGCCAGCGCAGAGACCGACGTCCAGCGGACGTATCGACTCGACCGTGAACATGTCTTTCATTCATGGTCGGCGCAAGACAGCCTGGATCCGATGGTGATCGTGTCCGCGCGAGGCAGTCGTGTGTGGGACGGCGACGGCAAGTCGTACCTGGATTTGTCGAGTCAGTTGGTGAACACCAATATTGGGCACCAGCATCCGAAAGTGGTTGCCGCCATTAAAGAGCAGGCCGACACGTTGTGCACGATCGCTCCGTCGTATGCCAACAATGTGCGCAGTGAGGCGGCCCGGTTGATCGCCGCGCGCACGCCGGGAGATCTGAATCGGATCTTCTTCACCAACGGTGGGGCCGACGCCAACGAGCACGCGGTCCGGATGGCCAGGTTGGTCACCGGCCGCTACAAGGTGTTGACCACGTATCGGTCCTACCACGGTGGGACCACCACGGCGATCAATATGACCGGTGATCCTCGGCGTTGGCCCAGCGATCACGCCAACACCGGCACGCTGCACTTCTGGGGTCCGTTCTTGTACCGCACGGTGTTTCACGCCGAGACCGAGACCCAGGAGTGCGAGCGCGCCCTGAAGCATCTGGAGCAGACGATCGCCTTCGAGGGCCCGGATACGATCGCGGCGGTTGTATTGGAGTCTGTGCCGGGTACTGCCGGTGTCATGGTGCCGCCGCCGGGTTACCTGGCCGGTGTGCGCGAGATCTGTGATCGGTACGGCATCGTCATGATCGCCGACGAGGTGATGAGTGGGTTCGGCCGTACCGGAGCGTGGTTCGCCATTGGCGACATGGGAGTGACCCCGGACATGCTCACCTTCGCCAAAGGCGTCAATTCCGGCTACATCCCGATGGGCGGGGTCGCTATCAACGATCGCATCGCGAACTTCTTCGGCAAGCGGGCTTACCCGGGCGGGCTGACTTATTCCGGTCACCCGATGGCCGCGGCGGCTGCAGTCGCGACCATCACTGCGATGGCCGATGAGCAGATGATCGAGCACGCCGCACATCTGGGGACAGAGATCTTGGGTCCGCGCCTACAGGACATGGCCGCCCGGCACCCCAGCATCGGTGAGGTCCGCGGCCGCGGGGTGATGTGGGCGATCGAGCTGGTCCGGGATCGGGATACCAAAGAACCGCTGGCCCCCTATGGCGGCACCAGCCCGGCGATGACCGAACTGGTCGGGTACCTGAAAGGACGCGGGGTGCTGCCGTTCACCAATTTCAATCGCGTCCATGTCGTGCCGCCCTGCAACATCGATGAATCCGACCTCAACGAGGGCCTGGACATCCTCGATGACGCCTTGAATGTGGCCGACCGCCATGTCAACGGCTAA
- a CDS encoding FadR/GntR family transcriptional regulator — MAHPDSVESDNLAGDRALRNPFEEALGQLVARIRAGELPAGSRLPPERDLSDELNVSRTTLRAVIRALQQAGLVRTQRGRSGGSFVLWQSDSDTAAQHRLSEQMKRRLLDMLRFRTVLEPGAAALAARRELSDEQVGMLQERLAAATCHGPEFRLADVELHSYIAELAECNALSEAIANVQLILNETLLQVVPFMGPALEHSHQQHAQIVAAICSGNAAKAHEVMHDHVGATEELIRTFLD; from the coding sequence ATGGCACATCCGGACAGCGTGGAGTCCGACAATCTCGCCGGAGATCGCGCCCTGCGCAACCCATTCGAGGAAGCGCTCGGGCAACTTGTAGCCAGGATCCGCGCCGGTGAGCTGCCCGCGGGGTCACGCCTGCCTCCCGAGCGTGACCTCAGCGACGAACTCAACGTCAGTCGCACCACCCTGCGCGCGGTGATCAGAGCGCTGCAGCAGGCCGGGCTCGTGCGCACCCAGCGCGGCCGCAGCGGGGGCAGCTTCGTGCTGTGGCAATCCGATAGCGACACCGCAGCCCAGCATCGCCTCAGTGAACAGATGAAGCGCCGCCTGTTGGACATGCTGCGCTTTCGAACCGTCTTGGAACCCGGGGCTGCGGCGCTGGCCGCGCGGCGTGAACTCAGCGATGAGCAGGTCGGCATGCTGCAAGAACGCCTGGCCGCGGCGACATGTCACGGGCCGGAGTTTCGTCTCGCCGATGTCGAACTCCACAGCTACATCGCGGAGCTGGCCGAGTGCAACGCCCTGAGCGAGGCGATCGCCAACGTACAGCTCATCCTCAATGAGACTCTGCTGCAAGTGGTTCCGTTCATGGGGCCGGCCCTGGAACATTCCCACCAGCAGCACGCCCAAATTGTTGCGGCGATCTGCTCGGGAAACGCCGCCAAGGCACACGAGGTCATGCACGATCATGTTGGGGCGACCGAAGAGCTGATCAGAACGTTTCTGGACTAG
- a CDS encoding zinc-binding dehydrogenase: MKAAVLTDDADTLVVQDVDVDRVGPHELLISTAAAGLCHSDLYHLRGVFDIPRPTILGHESAGIVIEVGSEVQDFAAGDHVITCLATFCGKCDRCLNGRSYLCSGVHSLRHEGQNPRLHRDGHEVHQFLSVSSFAEQLLVHESAAVRITKDMPLDLAALLGCGVTTGLGAVLNKARVRPGQTVAVIGCGGIGLSAIQGARLSGASRIIAVDTSADKLPIAALMGATDVIDASDTNAVTGILELTGGGVDHCLEAVGGAVTAAAALETLTVGGTATIIGLMPAGKTFPVQGRLLLDDRTLQGSYMGSQNFRVAMPTYVDMYLDGRLLLEEMVSSRIGLADIDQAFTAMEQGNTLRDLVVFNH; the protein is encoded by the coding sequence ATGAAAGCAGCCGTTCTCACCGACGACGCTGACACCCTCGTTGTCCAGGACGTCGACGTCGACCGCGTCGGTCCCCACGAATTGCTCATCAGCACGGCCGCAGCCGGGCTGTGTCACAGCGACCTTTACCACCTCCGCGGTGTGTTCGACATCCCGCGGCCCACCATCCTCGGCCACGAATCGGCTGGCATCGTCATCGAAGTCGGCAGCGAAGTACAAGATTTCGCCGCCGGCGACCACGTCATCACCTGCCTGGCCACCTTCTGCGGCAAATGCGACCGCTGCCTCAACGGCCGCAGCTACCTGTGCAGCGGCGTACACAGCCTGCGCCACGAAGGCCAGAACCCGCGCCTGCACCGCGACGGCCACGAGGTCCACCAGTTCCTCAGCGTCTCCAGCTTCGCCGAACAACTGCTGGTCCACGAATCCGCGGCCGTGCGGATCACCAAGGACATGCCCCTGGACCTGGCCGCGCTCCTGGGCTGCGGGGTGACCACCGGACTGGGCGCGGTCCTGAACAAGGCCCGCGTGCGACCCGGCCAGACCGTCGCCGTGATCGGTTGCGGCGGAATCGGATTGAGCGCCATCCAAGGCGCCCGTCTGAGCGGGGCATCTCGCATCATTGCCGTGGACACCAGCGCCGACAAGCTCCCCATCGCCGCCCTCATGGGCGCCACCGACGTCATCGACGCCAGCGACACCAACGCCGTGACCGGCATCCTCGAACTCACCGGCGGCGGGGTAGACCACTGCCTGGAAGCCGTCGGCGGCGCCGTGACCGCAGCCGCGGCTCTGGAAACGCTGACCGTCGGCGGCACCGCCACCATCATCGGGCTGATGCCGGCCGGCAAAACCTTCCCCGTACAGGGACGGCTGCTGCTCGATGACCGGACCTTGCAGGGCTCTTACATGGGTTCGCAGAACTTCCGGGTAGCCATGCCCACCTACGTCGACATGTACCTCGACGGGCGCCTACTGCTCGAGGAGATGGTCAGCTCACGTATTGGCCTGGCCGATATCGACCAGGCCTTCACCGCCATGGAACAGGGCAATACCCTGCGCGACCTGGTCGTGTTCAACCACTGA
- a CDS encoding DUF4041 domain-containing protein has protein sequence MGSPEVTSEAIIVALRRENRELHDKLDEATAQIESLQAGIEVLHDVGIYNYRHPLESAVAYQEALAEIFSEVKVYIAESRAIDVSTRFTFDNSLAKGRKMTAELSKLMLRAYNAEAENCVRYVKAGNLRAAEKRLSGAATAIARYSAMMEMQINPAYHDLRLRELALTADYQMKVQEEREEAREERARLREEQRAEQELRRERERLDKERAHYAAAYQALADTGRDDERDELAARIAEIDGRIADNDHRTANIRAGYVYVISNIGSFGPGIVKIGMTRRLEPMDRVRELGDASVPFGFDVHALFFADDAVGVEHSLHQHFAARRVNRVNLRREYFFVTPAEVKIQLAEIAGNLLEFVEHPDAEQYHCSEQIRASEAATEPEPTAPDPEPARF, from the coding sequence ATGGGATCACCTGAGGTGACGTCCGAAGCGATCATCGTCGCGCTGCGCCGGGAGAATCGGGAGCTGCACGACAAGTTGGACGAGGCGACCGCTCAGATCGAGTCCCTCCAGGCTGGCATCGAAGTTCTCCACGATGTCGGCATCTACAACTACCGACACCCCTTGGAGAGTGCCGTTGCCTACCAGGAAGCGCTCGCCGAGATCTTCTCAGAAGTGAAGGTGTACATCGCAGAAAGTCGTGCCATCGACGTCTCGACGCGCTTTACCTTCGACAACTCCCTAGCCAAGGGACGCAAGATGACCGCAGAGCTGAGCAAGCTCATGCTGCGCGCCTATAACGCTGAAGCCGAGAACTGCGTGCGCTACGTCAAAGCCGGAAACCTCAGGGCCGCGGAGAAACGTCTCAGCGGCGCGGCCACGGCGATCGCGCGTTACTCCGCGATGATGGAAATGCAGATCAACCCGGCCTATCACGACCTGCGGTTGCGAGAACTCGCTTTGACCGCGGACTATCAGATGAAGGTCCAAGAGGAACGCGAAGAAGCTCGGGAAGAGCGCGCTCGATTGCGCGAAGAACAACGCGCCGAACAAGAACTGCGCCGAGAGCGCGAGCGGCTCGACAAGGAACGCGCGCACTATGCGGCCGCGTATCAAGCACTCGCCGACACGGGCCGAGATGACGAGCGCGATGAGCTCGCCGCCAGGATCGCCGAGATCGATGGACGCATCGCCGACAACGATCACCGCACGGCGAACATCCGAGCCGGATACGTCTACGTCATCAGCAACATCGGTTCATTCGGGCCAGGGATCGTCAAGATCGGGATGACCAGACGTCTTGAGCCCATGGACCGCGTCCGTGAACTCGGCGACGCCTCGGTCCCGTTCGGATTCGATGTCCATGCCCTGTTTTTCGCTGACGATGCCGTCGGTGTCGAACACTCACTGCATCAGCATTTCGCCGCCAGAAGGGTGAATCGCGTGAATCTGCGGCGGGAGTATTTCTTCGTCACCCCCGCTGAGGTGAAGATCCAACTAGCGGAGATCGCGGGAAATCTTCTCGAATTCGTCGAGCACCCCGACGCAGAGCAGTACCACTGCAGTGAACAGATCCGAGCATCCGAAGCGGCAACGGAGCCTGAACCAACCGCGCCAGATCCGGAGCCCGCCCGATTCTGA